In the Leptospira limi genome, one interval contains:
- the jag gene encoding RNA-binding cell elongation regulator Jag/EloR, with protein sequence MNNYIFEAEGKTKGEAEDFTLETLRLQAGDLRFEVVDSGKSGFLGITQKKPAVVRAFVANNDIPSEKIIHGVIITILKKMGIPAEVVGMGDVDGKIYVELTSKESGLIIGKRGGTLDSLQFLLNLMVDPKIRHNRKIVLDIESYRDKRELSLIRLAKSIAASVIKSGRSKLLDPMNPFERRIVHMAIQEDERVFTRSEGNGTFKRVRVISAKEKHKYKDLEDPSKKGLPVEDFADGVDQEDLD encoded by the coding sequence ATGAATAATTACATTTTCGAAGCCGAAGGAAAAACGAAAGGGGAAGCAGAAGATTTTACTCTCGAAACCCTTCGTCTCCAAGCAGGCGATTTACGATTCGAAGTAGTAGATTCCGGAAAGTCCGGCTTTTTAGGAATCACACAAAAAAAACCAGCCGTTGTACGCGCGTTTGTTGCTAACAACGATATCCCTTCTGAAAAAATCATACACGGTGTGATCATCACTATTTTGAAAAAAATGGGAATCCCCGCAGAAGTAGTGGGAATGGGTGATGTAGACGGAAAAATTTATGTCGAACTCACAAGCAAAGAATCTGGACTCATCATCGGAAAACGTGGAGGTACATTAGATTCACTCCAATTCCTCCTCAACTTGATGGTAGATCCAAAAATCCGACACAACCGAAAAATTGTTTTAGATATTGAATCTTATCGCGACAAACGCGAGTTATCTCTCATTCGATTGGCGAAGTCTATTGCAGCTTCTGTGATTAAATCAGGTAGATCAAAACTTCTCGATCCAATGAATCCTTTCGAAAGAAGAATTGTTCACATGGCGATCCAAGAAGACGAAAGAGTCTTCACAAGATCAGAAGGTAACGGAACATTCAAACGAGTCCGAGTGATTTCCGCAAAAGAAAAACATAAATACAAAGATTTGGAAGATCCTTCTAAAAAAGGTCTACCAGTGGAAGACTTTGCAGATGGAGTAGACCAAGAAGATCTTGATTGA
- the yidC gene encoding membrane protein insertase YidC, whose product MQNDTNNRQGRLFLALFLSLAVWMGINYIFFPPQTPKPKTVTETAKTEGADKEKTATTDPKAEIKKATTESPKLKPVKPEEEKTFSLKTDSFLVRFSSLGGRITEYYIKDHKEPDGSEFTIAKDPKFQIEFDGQTEKAVELTRGQGFDFNIIEDKDTIPYSAYNLVNFSSNYNAETKTVTFEAPSLDGKFTIQKKFQFFPSENYFKFHLTLKNRTSETIHISPTKSDVYFRSFSSLGPILKKKEDFNDRDNAHYFRYYYLDGSFKDHIDGTTTQGFFDNLFGSNEGKDPRYEIKKGSNDKVDFVGTGSRYFIGVIDPLDDKPAGVLLDNRKGNETGVLLVYDNWKLGPGEEVNLDYAAYVGVRELDGTAFRDSKLDPKINKDSVFAGLSESLDKSFNQGITTPLRNGIVWILKKIYLVIPNYGWAIVIFAILFKLAFYPLNKKQAESMKKMQELSPQIKLINEKYADDPKLKQEKTIELYKKNGTNPMAGCLPMLIQIPIFIALYTAFSDTVDLWNSPFLWIKDLSEPDTVFTTPKLSFIGALAINILPLIMVATQVVQSKMTTVSTDPNQKMMMYMMPVIMLYFFWSMPAGVTMYWTMQNILSIAQQVYTNKFVKSDDKKPNPSGPTPANNTSAVARPGFRNQNKKKK is encoded by the coding sequence ATGCAAAACGATACCAACAACAGACAAGGTCGATTATTCCTCGCTTTATTTTTAAGTTTAGCAGTATGGATGGGAATCAATTATATCTTTTTTCCACCACAAACGCCGAAACCAAAAACTGTAACCGAAACCGCAAAAACAGAAGGTGCTGATAAAGAAAAAACAGCAACAACTGATCCAAAAGCAGAAATCAAAAAAGCCACAACGGAATCACCAAAACTAAAACCAGTCAAACCAGAAGAGGAAAAAACATTTTCTCTCAAAACTGATTCCTTCTTGGTTCGTTTCTCAAGTTTAGGTGGAAGGATCACAGAATACTATATCAAAGATCATAAAGAACCAGATGGTTCTGAATTTACGATCGCAAAAGATCCGAAATTCCAAATTGAATTTGATGGCCAAACAGAAAAAGCAGTGGAACTCACAAGAGGCCAAGGTTTTGACTTCAACATCATTGAAGACAAAGATACCATTCCTTATTCCGCATATAACCTCGTAAACTTTAGCTCAAATTATAATGCAGAAACAAAAACAGTTACATTCGAAGCACCATCGCTCGATGGTAAATTCACAATTCAGAAAAAATTCCAATTTTTCCCTTCTGAAAATTACTTTAAGTTCCATTTAACTTTAAAAAACAGAACTTCTGAGACCATTCACATCTCTCCAACTAAGTCTGATGTTTACTTTCGTTCCTTTAGTTCCCTTGGTCCCATCTTAAAGAAAAAAGAAGACTTCAATGACCGAGACAATGCACATTACTTCCGTTACTACTATTTAGATGGAAGTTTTAAAGACCATATTGATGGCACAACGACCCAAGGATTTTTTGATAATCTTTTTGGTTCCAATGAAGGTAAAGACCCTCGATATGAAATCAAAAAAGGTTCTAACGATAAAGTTGACTTCGTGGGAACAGGAAGCCGTTATTTCATTGGTGTCATTGACCCGCTAGATGATAAACCGGCCGGAGTCCTTTTAGATAACCGAAAAGGCAACGAAACTGGTGTCCTTCTTGTTTACGACAATTGGAAATTAGGACCTGGCGAGGAAGTAAACTTAGATTATGCAGCGTATGTTGGTGTTCGTGAGTTAGATGGAACAGCCTTCCGAGATAGCAAACTCGATCCAAAAATCAACAAAGACTCTGTATTTGCAGGTCTTAGTGAATCACTCGATAAATCCTTTAACCAAGGGATCACAACACCACTTCGAAACGGAATTGTTTGGATCTTAAAAAAGATCTATTTAGTGATTCCGAATTATGGATGGGCGATTGTCATCTTTGCAATTTTGTTTAAGTTAGCTTTTTATCCTCTGAACAAAAAACAAGCTGAGTCCATGAAAAAGATGCAAGAGTTATCTCCGCAAATCAAACTCATCAACGAAAAGTATGCGGATGATCCAAAACTCAAACAAGAGAAGACGATTGAACTTTATAAAAAGAATGGAACCAATCCTATGGCGGGTTGCCTTCCGATGCTCATTCAAATTCCGATCTTTATCGCTCTTTATACGGCATTCTCGGATACAGTAGACCTTTGGAATTCTCCTTTCCTTTGGATCAAAGATTTGAGTGAACCAGACACTGTGTTTACAACTCCAAAATTATCATTTATTGGGGCTCTTGCCATTAACATTCTGCCACTCATCATGGTCGCAACACAAGTCGTTCAGTCAAAAATGACAACTGTATCAACTGACCCTAACCAAAAGATGATGATGTATATGATGCCTGTCATCATGTTATACTTCTTCTGGTCAATGCCTGCAGGGGTTACTATGTATTGGACCATGCAAAACATTCTATCCATCGCTCAACAAGTGTATACAAACAAGTTTGTTAAGTCAGACGACAAAAAGCCAAATCCAAGTGGGCCAACACCTGCTAACAACACTTCTGCGGTTGCAAGACCAGGTTTTAGAAACCAAAACAAAAAGAAGAAATGA
- the yidD gene encoding membrane protein insertion efficiency factor YidD, with product MNRLFLFLIFLYKKLLSPLLPPSCRFTPSCSEYAKQAFETYPWYKAFVLSIIRISKCHPYHEGGHDPLPKSYNKS from the coding sequence ATGAATCGGCTGTTTTTGTTTCTCATTTTCCTCTACAAAAAACTGCTCTCTCCACTATTACCTCCGTCATGCCGATTCACTCCTAGCTGTTCTGAATACGCCAAACAAGCGTTTGAAACCTATCCATGGTACAAAGCGTTTGTTCTTAGCATCATTCGAATTTCTAAATGCCACCCCTATCATGAAGGTGGACATGATCCTTTACCGAAATCTTATAACAAGAGTTAA
- the rpmH gene encoding 50S ribosomal protein L34, which yields MKRTFQPSKIKRVRTHGFRARMATPGGRNVIANRRRKGRAKLTVSDEKIGRKF from the coding sequence ATGAAACGTACATTCCAACCGAGTAAAATTAAACGCGTGAGAACTCACGGATTCCGAGCCAGAATGGCTACCCCAGGCGGAAGAAATGTGATAGCGAACAGAAGAAGAAAAGGACGCGCTAAGTTGACTGTTTCCGACGAAAAAATCGGGAGAAAGTTCTAA
- a CDS encoding MltA domain-containing protein: protein MKRFLICLFSLYLVPFLWTLPAKPTKPNHKILDKKSESIALQVAIQESIQYLQKLPMDTKFLIQGETITLNDILFPLREIQKQIQGNKHLDLLKEIRKQFKEVELKPNSESPLITGYYEVRIQGRTKPSGNYLYPALVPPKENSKETHSKFYPREYWKEESHWKTVSQPIVYLTLTDLHLAQLEGSALVQTETKEIFRINYAADNGFDYLSPAIHLTGVCPSLKPYELKFCMETNPKEVSEAIWKNPRYIFFEKEILPKKQLSDQMIGPLGSGGIRLVPERSVAMDKQIPLGFPVLVSFKSIQQTYNDHLVFVHDRGNAIQGEGRVDFYLGNETGVDKIANHLLTKGKVILFVPKREK, encoded by the coding sequence ATGAAACGATTCCTCATTTGCCTATTCTCTCTTTATTTGGTTCCGTTTTTATGGACCCTTCCTGCGAAACCCACAAAGCCAAATCATAAAATTCTAGATAAGAAGTCAGAGTCAATTGCCTTACAAGTTGCAATCCAAGAATCGATCCAATACCTGCAAAAACTCCCTATGGATACAAAATTTTTAATCCAAGGGGAAACCATTACTCTCAATGATATTTTGTTCCCACTGAGAGAGATCCAAAAACAAATTCAGGGAAACAAACACTTAGATTTACTAAAAGAGATTCGAAAACAATTCAAAGAGGTAGAATTGAAACCCAATTCCGAATCTCCGCTCATCACTGGTTATTATGAAGTGCGAATCCAAGGGAGAACAAAACCAAGTGGAAACTATTTGTATCCAGCACTTGTCCCACCAAAGGAGAATTCCAAAGAGACTCATTCGAAATTTTATCCTAGAGAGTATTGGAAAGAAGAATCCCATTGGAAAACCGTTTCCCAACCGATTGTGTATCTAACATTAACCGATCTTCATTTAGCACAATTGGAAGGATCTGCTCTTGTCCAAACAGAAACAAAAGAAATATTTAGGATCAATTATGCCGCAGACAATGGATTTGATTATTTGAGTCCTGCTATTCATTTAACAGGAGTTTGTCCAAGTTTAAAACCATATGAATTAAAATTTTGTATGGAGACAAATCCTAAAGAAGTTTCCGAAGCCATTTGGAAAAATCCAAGATATATTTTCTTTGAAAAAGAGATCCTACCGAAAAAACAACTTTCAGATCAAATGATCGGACCATTGGGAAGTGGAGGGATCCGACTTGTTCCCGAACGTTCTGTTGCGATGGATAAACAAATCCCTCTTGGATTTCCAGTGTTAGTCAGTTTTAAGTCAATTCAACAGACATATAACGATCATTTGGTGTTTGTCCATGATAGAGGAAATGCCATCCAAGGAGAAGGTAGAGTTGATTTTTATTTGGGTAATGAAACCGGAGTTGACAAAATTGCCAATCATTTACTCACAAAGGGAAAAGTCATTTTGTTTGTGCCAAAGAGAGAAAAGTAA
- a CDS encoding TetR/AcrR family transcriptional regulator gives MKLTLKMLQSEFAAYQNPQSEKEKEIVDAAEEIFAELGFSGATTAELAKKAGTTERTLFKYFPTKFDLYKRVLAGLLLSTILPNHMSDLKDRIQSQHRNFKEWFISILKARFESVAKEPQKLKLLLGAILFSKDFAEIFGHLWKTNLYDTSIEAYRNFQLKGEIKKDLDLNQIVRVSFSLGASFIITKFILAPKFPIDVDREIESIFSIFYEGISNRKEQK, from the coding sequence ATGAAACTGACCTTAAAAATGCTACAAAGTGAATTTGCAGCGTATCAAAATCCACAATCTGAAAAAGAAAAAGAGATCGTAGATGCAGCAGAGGAAATTTTTGCCGAATTGGGATTTAGCGGTGCAACTACGGCAGAACTTGCTAAAAAAGCAGGTACTACAGAACGAACATTGTTCAAATACTTTCCGACTAAATTTGATTTATACAAACGTGTATTAGCTGGTCTTTTATTGTCGACTATTTTGCCAAATCATATGTCAGACTTAAAAGATAGAATCCAATCACAACATCGAAATTTTAAAGAATGGTTCATATCAATTTTAAAAGCTAGGTTTGAATCAGTTGCAAAAGAACCTCAAAAATTAAAACTTTTACTCGGAGCCATACTCTTCTCCAAAGACTTCGCTGAAATTTTTGGGCATTTATGGAAAACAAATTTATATGATACTTCGATTGAAGCTTATCGAAATTTTCAATTAAAAGGTGAGATCAAAAAGGATTTAGATCTCAATCAAATTGTCAGAGTCTCTTTTAGTTTAGGAGCCAGTTTTATCATCACAAAGTTTATATTAGCACCTAAGTTTCCGATTGATGTGGATCGTGAAATCGAATCTATATTTTCAATTTTTTACGAAGGTATATCCAACCGAAAGGAACAGAAATGA
- a CDS encoding DAPG hydrolase family protein, with product MKSVKLGLPPHRGITWNPKTMESAESGREILADGRVKYWIKHDILKGVFPRMLVWWFQHLEGTMEYQGKVLDRYHVWHPEDHVHVSYEKTNESGKIGPGAVLRIVEYLGRQKRYLVNVISPIEKLDETGFIHNPKLYGILPIARMEYQFQETKDGTLYENCLIVGWKGISFRILRPVFEFLFFDRKHGQYWIKHNIEEVGQFQNFLPELFRSQNESLR from the coding sequence ATGAAATCTGTAAAATTGGGGTTACCTCCTCATCGTGGAATAACGTGGAATCCAAAGACGATGGAATCAGCCGAATCGGGACGGGAAATATTAGCAGATGGAAGGGTCAAATATTGGATCAAACATGATATCCTGAAAGGTGTTTTTCCAAGAATGTTAGTTTGGTGGTTCCAACATTTGGAAGGTACAATGGAATACCAAGGTAAGGTATTAGATCGATATCATGTTTGGCATCCTGAAGATCATGTTCATGTCAGTTATGAAAAAACAAATGAATCGGGTAAAATTGGGCCAGGTGCGGTGTTACGGATTGTGGAATACTTAGGAAGACAAAAACGATATTTGGTGAATGTCATCAGTCCGATCGAAAAATTAGATGAAACTGGATTTATCCACAATCCTAAATTGTATGGAATTCTTCCCATAGCCCGAATGGAATATCAATTCCAAGAAACGAAGGATGGAACACTCTATGAAAACTGTTTGATTGTTGGATGGAAGGGAATATCATTTCGAATTCTTAGACCTGTATTTGAATTTTTATTCTTTGATCGAAAACATGGTCAATATTGGATCAAACATAATATTGAAGAAGTGGGACAGTTCCAAAATTTTTTACCCGAATTATTTAGGAGTCAGAATGAAAGTTTACGGTGA